The DNA segment TTCACAAACTAAATTTGTTTTGCAAAGAATCAACGAGATTCCGTTTGTAACCGTTGCTTCCGTTACAACTGGAAAATTTAATATTTTCTGTAAAATTAGAGCCAAAGATACTAAGCACGCCAAGGACGTAATCTTTATGATCGATGATATCGAAGGTGTTTACAGGACCGAAACCATGATTTCATTGGAAGAAAGCATAAATGACAAAAAGCGTTTGATGCATACTATTTTCAAGAATATGTAATTCATTTGAAAGCTATTGCAATATATAACCTCAAGTGAATTCTTGAGGTTTTTTTTTAAAACAAAAAACTAAACCAACAATAATTAAATATTAAGCAATATGTATACGCTTCCAAAAATAGAACGTTTCAATCAAGAAGTTCTTTCAAAATATCACATTTACAATAGTGTTTTTATCACCTTGCCTTTTGATTCCATAGATAATACAGGAGTTCTGCTTCCATTATTTACGGATGTCTGTGACAATGGTTTTAAAAAACAGGAAACACCTAAAGAAATTGTTGATTTTTTTACCGAGAAATACCTGCATAGTGTTTCTGAATCGGAAAAAATTGATTTAATGTTTCGTTTTATTCAATACATCGAACGCCAAATTGTTCTTTTTGATGCTATTGAAGATGCTGCTTTTCCGGTGGTGAACAATATGGAAGGAAGAGGTTCCTTGCGTGATATCAAAGAAAAATCGGATGCCAAGAATAATAAAGAAGAATTGGTTGATTTTCTGGAAAACTTCAATGTCAGAACTGTTTTAACGGCACATCCTACCCAGTTTTATCCTGGGCCGGTATTGGGAATCATCAATGATTTAACGGATTCGATTCGAAAAAATGATCTTTTGGAAATCAAACAATTGTTGGCTCAATTAGGAAAAACGCCTTTTATCCAAAACGAAAAACCAAATCCTTTTGACGAAGCGGTAAGTTTGATTTGGTATCTTGAAAACGTGTTTTACGAAACGGCTGGCGAAATGGTACATTACCTCCAAAAGAACGTTTTTAATGGTGATTTTATTCAAAATCAATTGATAAAATTAGGTTTTTGGCCGGGTGGTGATCGTGATGGAAACCCATTTGTAACAACAGAAATTACTCTCAAGGTGTCAGAAAGACTTAGAACTTCAATATTGAAATGCTACTATATCGAAATGAGGAGCTTGAAAAGAAAATTGACTTTTCCGGGTGTGGATATTTTGGTGGCTGAACTCGAGCAAAAATTGTATCGTTCGGTTTTTTATTCCAAAGGTGAAATTTTCATCACTTTGGATGAATTCAAAACTCAATTGTATAAAATTAGGACCATCGTGATCGAACAACACCAATCTTTATACATCGAAGAATTGGAAGCCTTGCTTATTAAAGTGAATTTGTTTGGATTCCACTTCGCTTCTTTGGATATTCGTCAAAACAGCAAAATACACGATGCCGTTTTCAAGGATGTGGTTCAATTTCACTTGAACTCAGGTTCAACAGTATTTCCAGAGAATTATTTTGAATTGACGGAAGATGAAAAAATCAATATTTTGTCCAATGCCAAGGGAAATCTTGACACCAATGTTTTTGATGACGAGATAACAAAATCGACTTTGGAGTCCATACAAGCCATTAAAAAAATCCAGGAATCCAACGGTGAATCCGGTGCTGACCGATACATTATCAGTAATAATGAAAGTGCCTTGAATGTTATGGAAACATTCGCACTTTTCCATTTAAACGGCTGGGATAATTTGTCCGTGGATATCATTCCTTTGTTCGAATCAGTGGATGATTTGCAAAATGCGCATGTTATCATGGAAAAATTATATAACAATCCGGCGTATGCCAGTCATTTGAAAGACAGAAGCCAGAAACAAACCATAATGCTCGGTTTTTCTGACGGAACTAAAGACGGTGGTTATTTGATGGCCAATTGGAGTATTTACAAAGCCAAAAAAGAATTGACGGCTATGTCCAGAAAATATGGAATTCACGCTATTTTCTTTGACGGTCGTGGTGGACCTCCAGCGCGTGGTGGTGGAAAAACACATAAATTTTACGCTTCCTTGGGGCCAAAAATCGAAAACGACGAAATCCAGATTACCGTGCAAGGGCAAACTATCAGTTCTAATTTTGGAACCTTGGATTCATGTCGTTATAATCTAGAAAACTTGTTGAGTGCCGGGGTTACCAATCATATTTTTAGTAAAGATAAAAACGAATTGACCAGTGGTGAAACGGATATTTTGGATCAGTTGGCGGAATTAGGATATGAAAAGTACTTGAGTTTCAAGAATCATCCTAAATTTATCCCTTATCTGGAGCAAATGAGTACCTTGAAATATTATGCCAAAACCAATATTGGCAGCCGTCCATCCAAAAGAAGCAAATCAGAACACTTGGATTTTGCCGATTTGAGAGCGATTCCATTTGTGGGTTCTTGGAGTCAATTGAAACAAAACGTACCCGGTTTCTTTGGTGTGGGTTCTGCATTAAAACATTTTGAGGATAATGGAAAATGGGAAATGGTTCAGGATTTATACAACAACTCTTTGTTCTTTAAAACTCTGTTGGAAAACAGCATGATGTCCTTGGCAAAATCATTCTTTCCTTTAACGGCTTACATGCGAAAAGATCCTGAATTTGGAGATTTTTGGCAAATTATCTATGAAGAATTTTTGGAAACCAAAAGAATGTTGTTGAAAATAGCCGGACATAAAGGTTTGATGGAAAACTATCCTGATGGAAAAGCATCTATTGACATAAGAGAGCGTATTGTGTTGCCATTGTTGACAATACAACAATATGCTTTATTGAGAATAAACGAATTGAACAAGGACGAGAATCCGGATTTGGAGTTGATAAAAACCTACGAGAAGATTGTGACTCGTTCGCTTTTTGGAAACACCAATGCGAGCAGGAACTCGGCTTAAAAATAAATAGATTGTTTAGAAAGATAAAAATTCAGGTTTTTTGAGGAAGTGTTGTAAACCATTAAGAAAATTAAGGACTATTACAAATCTTAATTTTCTTAATGAACTTAACGGTTCAAATGGTTTTGTCTTTCTAATAAATACTGGTAAAACCCTAAAAGAAAAAGATATGAATTCCAATCAATTGCCCGAAAATGAATATTCTGCATTCAATGCGACTTACATCAAAGCGATTGAAAATGTAGAATTATTGGAAGAATTAGAAATCAGTTTACACGATTTTATCAGATTTGTCCGTGAAATTCCAATGGACAAATTTGATTATCGGTATGCCGAAGGCAAATGGACAATCAAGGATATTATCCAGCACATTATTGATGCCGAAAGAATTTTTGCCTATCGTGCCTTGCGAATTTCCAGAAACGACCAAACACCGTTGCCGGGATTTGAGGAAAATGATTATGTAGAAAACACCAATGCCAATGGTCGAAGCATCCAGGAATTGTTGACCGAATTTTCCGCCGTCAGACATTCCAATTTATTGTTGTTCAAAAGTTTTTCGGAAGAACAATTGACCAGAATGGGGATTGCATCCAATCATCCAATTTCAGTGAGAGCCATAGGGTTTCTAATTATTGGACATTTGAAACACCATCAAAGAGTTTTTCAGGAACGGTATTTGTAAATTTTTGCCACGAAGACGCTAAGATTAATTGAAAGAAGTTTGTAAATTCGGAAAAATGAATTTACAAACTTCTTTTTCTTTGTGACTTAGCTACTTTGTGGCAATTTTTTATTTTTGTGCCTCTTTCTCAATCATTGCCAAGCCAATCCTGATTTTATCATACCCGATTTGTTCCTCGAAATAATCAAAGTAGGGTTTCAAGGCATTTGGCGATTCCAGTTTAATTTTGGCTGCCGCAATTTTTGAAATTTCTTCCTTGGAAATATAAGAACTAAAATCTATTGGATGTCCATCGCTGTATAATTTGGCCAAATGCGATGTTATCGTGCTAACGCCTAAATTCCTTTTGCCGGCAATTTCGTCAACGGTTAACCCCCTTTGATACATTTCTAGCGTTTCTTTGTATGTGCTGCCTTCTTTTTTAGTTCGAACGGTTTTGTTTTTTTGAAATTCAATAATCGCTTTTATGAAGACATCTC comes from the Flavobacterium limnophilum genome and includes:
- a CDS encoding Lrp/AsnC family transcriptional regulator, which gives rise to MSKFRLDEVDHQILDMLIDNTRIPFTDIAKKLLISAGTVHVRVKKMEDAGIIMGSSLVLDYDKLGYSFIAYVGVFLNNTSQTKFVLQRINEIPFVTVASVTTGKFNIFCKIRAKDTKHAKDVIFMIDDIEGVYRTETMISLEESINDKKRLMHTIFKNM
- a CDS encoding phosphoenolpyruvate carboxylase; translation: MYTLPKIERFNQEVLSKYHIYNSVFITLPFDSIDNTGVLLPLFTDVCDNGFKKQETPKEIVDFFTEKYLHSVSESEKIDLMFRFIQYIERQIVLFDAIEDAAFPVVNNMEGRGSLRDIKEKSDAKNNKEELVDFLENFNVRTVLTAHPTQFYPGPVLGIINDLTDSIRKNDLLEIKQLLAQLGKTPFIQNEKPNPFDEAVSLIWYLENVFYETAGEMVHYLQKNVFNGDFIQNQLIKLGFWPGGDRDGNPFVTTEITLKVSERLRTSILKCYYIEMRSLKRKLTFPGVDILVAELEQKLYRSVFYSKGEIFITLDEFKTQLYKIRTIVIEQHQSLYIEELEALLIKVNLFGFHFASLDIRQNSKIHDAVFKDVVQFHLNSGSTVFPENYFELTEDEKINILSNAKGNLDTNVFDDEITKSTLESIQAIKKIQESNGESGADRYIISNNESALNVMETFALFHLNGWDNLSVDIIPLFESVDDLQNAHVIMEKLYNNPAYASHLKDRSQKQTIMLGFSDGTKDGGYLMANWSIYKAKKELTAMSRKYGIHAIFFDGRGGPPARGGGKTHKFYASLGPKIENDEIQITVQGQTISSNFGTLDSCRYNLENLLSAGVTNHIFSKDKNELTSGETDILDQLAELGYEKYLSFKNHPKFIPYLEQMSTLKYYAKTNIGSRPSKRSKSEHLDFADLRAIPFVGSWSQLKQNVPGFFGVGSALKHFEDNGKWEMVQDLYNNSLFFKTLLENSMMSLAKSFFPLTAYMRKDPEFGDFWQIIYEEFLETKRMLLKIAGHKGLMENYPDGKASIDIRERIVLPLLTIQQYALLRINELNKDENPDLELIKTYEKIVTRSLFGNTNASRNSA
- a CDS encoding DinB family protein; protein product: MNSNQLPENEYSAFNATYIKAIENVELLEELEISLHDFIRFVREIPMDKFDYRYAEGKWTIKDIIQHIIDAERIFAYRALRISRNDQTPLPGFEENDYVENTNANGRSIQELLTEFSAVRHSNLLLFKSFSEEQLTRMGIASNHPISVRAIGFLIIGHLKHHQRVFQERYL